Below is a window of Leuconostoc gasicomitatum LMG 18811 DNA.
GGTCGCACAACAGGAAAATAACGATGAGGGTCAGATAGCTGAACATAAAAATATAACAGTGGTTCACTATATAATGTTATTAGTAGCTTGGTTATTTATATTTACTGTGCGCCTAGTTCAAAAAGAACCAACAAATGATTTGTTTTTTATGATTCTATTACTGGCACTTGGACATGAAGCATACTTATTTAAAAGGAAATCCTCATTCTTTAGTATCATCACGATAATTATTTTATTGATAGCTACTATTATGACAGCGTGGTCAATTGTAGGTATGATTTTCAAATGAATAGTAATCATCAATTGACTTTAAAAAATAATTTGAAAGTGGCGCGGGCTGAACAAGAGTTTAATCAAAGTGAATTAGCAAAATTAGTTGGTGTATCTAGGCAGACTATTAGTAATATTGAAACTTATGAATATATTCCGACAGCGAAATTAGCGTTATTAATTTGCATTGCTTTGAATAAAA
It encodes the following:
- a CDS encoding helix-turn-helix transcriptional regulator; this translates as MNSNHQLTLKNNLKVARAEQEFNQSELAKLVGVSRQTISNIETYEYIPTAKLALLICIALNKKFEDLFYF
- a CDS encoding DUF6442 family protein, which encodes MNQKRFLKVAQQENNDEGQIAEHKNITVVHYIMLLVAWLFIFTVRLVQKEPTNDLFFMILLLALGHEAYLFKRKSSFFSIITIIILLIATIMTAWSIVGMIFK